The DNA region GACATTTAATTTTAAGTCGCACATGTAGCTTTTTTTTAAAACGGTATTCATGGtaattttatttaagagtttgttgTTGTCTAATGAGATGTTACATGCATAAAGCGAAATTTAAACTCCTGACATTCGAATTTCTGACACTTGTTTAAGCAGACAAGtaagctgaccactcgaccaattcAAGTTGGTTATATTTGTATGGTATTTAAAATTATTCGATTACatataacaacaacaaagccttacgAGCGAAAGTTAATACAAGACTAGCTTAATCaagatttttatatattataaaatgaattttttttttgttatttatttggcTGTATTTTGGTGTTcgagatttattttaattttacagtAGCTATCTTTTCTAACTCATAGTACAATCGTTATTCTGATCCTGTTCCAAACTAATTAGTTTCTTCTTCACAAATATAGCCAATAACCTTAATTTATTTGGTTGAAATTGAAAGGAGCAATCCAAATGTTAACATATTTACATAAATTGAAGCAGCTAATTCCCatcaaaacaaatataaacttaaaaaaaaaaaactaacagtAATCACTCACGAATTGGTGGAGCACTCATACATCGTCCAAAGATGATAGAGAAAAAACTTCTATGTCCCTTGCCTCCGGCTCCAGATTTTGCTGACGAAGTTGAAGTTGAACTCAGAGAATTTGAATTAAGAGGATGTGAATGTGGAGCAACCTCGTATCTGCTCTCACCGACGTTTGATGATGCAGCAACCCCATTCACTTTAGGATCCACGAACACTTGATCCGTCCATATTCGACCGGAAGATCCTTGTCTTCTAAATGAACAAGATGATCTTGTCAAATTATTCATGATTTCATCACAGTTCCTTGAGTTGTAAtgtatttttcttattctttctttcttgtcCCTTTTCTTTCTAAGTATGTGTTAACACCTTTtactttaaataattattattgttttgtGATGAGAAAATGTTTATGACTCAATTAGCATGTAGCTTCATAATTAGTAAATAGCCTTCTGTTTTTCCGTCTTATCCATTGAATCTTGACAGATTCATTTCATGGTATTCCATAATTGGAATCTAACAAATGTCCTTTTATCTATACTTGTAGATAAGTGATGTAAATTTATATGATGCTAATATTAGCATATAACcaatcaattaattttaaaaaatcctccaaaattttcaaaaatcaaaatttatttccCACTCATATTGCATGATTAGAAGTTTTAAGTTTCATGCAAAATTTGTTCTCCATACATGTAAAATTTACTTATTATTCATTCAATTTCTGATTTTCATAACATAATTTTTCTTTTGGGTAATGCAGTCGCATATAtattgttataaaattaattcatgaaaaaaataCGTCATGCAAAAAGTATTTCGTCCCCACATTACAGATTGagattttcaaaatatattttttttaagtcctcccgtacaaattttattttataatttggtaAGAAAAAAAATAGACGAAAAATTAGATGAAttacttattttaatattttttaataggtttttatattttatgaatttattttcaTCCATGCAAATAAATGTCACCAGATGTATAATGGTCGTCCAAAAACAGATGAATTAACTAACTGAATGACTGAAtccaatgtatcaaaattaaagttatattgtATTGAAAACCGAAAAATTTTAGCTAGTAAACAAATGATTTATTTGGTTCTTTTGATAGATTTCATTTAGTTACGTTTGTAACAAGTTGATGAATGAAATTTTGGTATGTTCACATTAGAAACTTGGAAAATTTTGGTTTagagggagaaaaaaaaaagagtagttGGAGTTAgataattaagatatttttttttagttcagAACTATGAAGGTAGAGACTAGAGAGGATTAACACCATAATAAAAAGATCATATATACTAATAACCACACAGATTCTCAGACTTTTCAATTAAGACAAAGGAAGAAATCTAATGTGAATGTCTTGTTGATTATCCAACTAATTGATTAttaagaagaaaataataataataaatggcaTGCAATTATGAGTCAATAATCAAAAGCATCATCCAAAAGTTCAGGGAATGCTGCTCTTATTTCACTGTCCCTGTCCAAAATACCATCCACAAATGAATCCCCTGAATTTGAACGGCCTTCACACATGCTTGCGCCGCAAGCAACAGCGCCGAATGCCTCACTGGATGACATAACCCTCTGTGGATCACACTGCTGCATCTCTGACCACATGATTGAGTCACCATGAAGAAAGTCACTCCAATCGAACGACGAGGAACAAGGAGGAGTTATTTGAGAATTGTGACAGTTATATGACTGCTGAGGGGAGCTCAATTGAGTGAGATTGGAGGATGATGACGAAGAACTCGACGAAGCAGCTTCGCTGAAGACTACATTTGGTTGGACACATTCTGAGGCCAAGACTTGTTGGTATTGCACCTGATTTTCCCAAAATTGAGCTTGTTCCTCTTGTGTCTGCTCCACCATTGGGTTGGATGGTTCTGTTCTGGTTGGTAACATATTGTTCATCAAATCCTTGTTGGCGGCTAAACCAATTTGGTTTCCTGTGCTTGGGAGGCCATTGATGCTTCCCAAGTCAGAAAGGACTTGTGACACCGGCTTATGAGTTACCGGATCGATTCCCATGTTCATAAGCTTTTTCCTCAGCTTTGTGTTCCAGTAATTCTTCACATCATTGTCTGTTCTCCCGGGAAGCCGTTTCGCAATTAATGACCATCTGCATTGAATTAAAGAAAAGGGCAACAATGTTTTTTAATGAGATTATTatacaaataaaatgaaaatatctTTTAGGCTTAATCAAAGGATAGAAAGGGAGAGCATGTTAATGATGTGTGCCAACTTAATGGTTAGTTCATTTCACTCTCTACATAAATCAAGAAAATACAGTTCATAATTTCCTCATGTCATAAATTATAAACCATTAACTGCATTTGCATAATGTTTTGTCATGCTAATTTTGCTTAGACTAATTGTTATATCAGAAATACAGAATTTAGTTGCATCCCACTTTGGAAAATAAATCCCATTTCCAAAATGAAGCAAAAATGTAAATGAAACATAAATGTAGTGAAAATAAATACTAATATGATAAGATTCATACACAGAATTCTCTCCAAAtgtaagtgaaaaaaaaatacacatacctgcttccaatagctGCATGAAGGTTAATAATGAGCTCTTCTTCTTGGGGAGTGAAATTGTCATGCTTGAGATCCGGTCTGAGGTAGTTAGTCCATCTTAGCCGGCAGCTCTTTCCGCATCGGTTCAGTCCTAAAAACACATTCAAACACACAAAAAAACAAAAGGGTAATCTCAAACCATTTGAAATTATGCACCATGATTCCAATTTCAACTATCTTCATAAAGAAAGTTATGAACAAATTAGAACCTGCTTTCTTGGGAACCAAGGTCCAGTTTCCAATTCCATGGTTGGAGACATAAGCAAGTATCTTAGCATCTTCCTCAGGAGTCCAAAGACCCCTCTTCACATTGGTTTTGTCACAGCAAGGAGGTCTTCCCATTCTTgaaaaacagagagagagagagagagtgagagagagagagagattgaaaAGATTGAAGGAATTATGTAATGAGTGATGCAATGTGCATTGAAAGGGTTTATAACTTTAAAGTGGTGAATGAGAGAAGAGAGGTATGAGGAGgcaagaaaagcatgcaatttttGGCTCCTAATAACAACAAATGCATGATTATATTTCCATCTTTATGTAAAtctcaaatgaaattaaaaaaccaAAACCATTTGTATGACATCAGAAACATATAATGCAAGTGCTTCCAATTCCTATTTCAGGTGCAATTTGAATGACCAATTTGGTTAAAACTGATTCGGTTAATTTGATTCTGATACCATAGAATATACATGCAACTCAAAATTGTTTCATCTTATGCTACTTTATAGTGTCCACATTACAGTACACAGTACATGCACCTCTGCACAGAACAAAATAATGATGAAAATGGTCAAATGCATTATCAAAAGTCATAGTAGATAGAGCACCAGTAAGCATTCTATCAAGAAGTTATTAAAATTGGTTCCCAGAATCatacttttttgtttctttcttgcattccttttttctttcaattaaaagggaaaaacatTTATGAGGAAGGAAAGAGTTTAATGCCAAAGAAATGTAGCTGAAAGGAATGATTTAAATACACAATTTTAGTTCATAATAACAAGTTTAGGTTGGTCCAGTTGCACCAATCCCCTTTAATGGATAGTATTGTCAGATTTACACAGTGTTTTAAGTATTGGTCAACATTACTACTGTTGTACacaagagaaaaataaggatGCACATTTATTTCCCAAAAGATGAACATATAATTTCAATAGACTTATCAGGGCAAAGATGCTTTTGAATATCAAATGGGTTGAAAGGAGTACTTTTTAAATTTGTTAGGATAAAAatacttcaaaaatattttaaaatagaataaaaatatccaaacataatatatattctcaaaaaaaatTTCGGTATCGAATTTTGATACAACTTTTTGCAAGCAATGAttagataaaagataaaacatttttattcttaaaatttgatactTTCAcataaaatgaattttttttttatcaatggcaaaaaatatattttaaaaataaaaaataatttagagattgaattttagtctaattttataattacacAAATAATTATCCTAATATttctacaaaatttttaattaaatgtacaatcaatttgtcaaataaaaaaatcattttgaattcataaaaaatatattttttattattttaattgcatttaaaaatatttttaatattttaacaaacttaaaaaacatttttattagtAATTTGTTAATTCATTAATTCAGGACTTCTTTGTTTTAGTATACTTTACTCTTCCATTTTTAGACATTCTCATTTAAGAGCAATCTGTTAACTGTATTATGCTTTTTAAAGCAAGGATTGTGTAGAATGACCTTGCTTATAGAAGATATTAAGGAATCatcaataataaaattagttaCAAGGATAGAAGGAACATAACACACTTTAATATCACTCTTGCTTTAAGAATAATCCCTTACTTTAAAAGAAgctcattttaaatattttcttttcttttcttttcaagcaTACAATTTAAAGGAACCAAAGAACCAAAGTGAGGTAAATAAATAAAGCCAAACCTGGGCAAAAAGAAACAGTATAAATATCCACTTCATATAGAAAATGTTTTAAATCTTTAGTTTTTTCTTTACCCTTTGAAAAGTAGCTAGACCAGAAAAACCAGTATCAGAAACCGCAATATATAAAGTTGCAGCTAAATTCCATGTTGCAGTTCAACTAAAAGTCTAAAACGAATGATATATACTAATATACATTATATTTGACAATGTATTTGTGACTCTACATGAAAATTGTGATAGCAAACTCCCTCATCAGCAAACATTGCAGCTCTTCATACAATACCCTTTGACATCACCATTACCAACCATATAAAGAGGGTTCTTCTCACATTCACCTACTCTAGCCCATCTAGAACAGTTCTCATTCAGATCAGCACAATCCCCACCACCACTCTCAAATTTCTTGATTGGTTTTTCAAAGTCAGCCACGTGAATCCACTTCGTTGCAGACCATTTTTCACCCTCGATCACCGGGCAGCTTCCATGCAAGCTTCTGGAATCGGTAGTCGCATCCAGATGAAGACTGAAGAACAACAGGGCATCGCCCTTCTCTGGTTTTACTGAAATGATAAGAATAAAATCCTGAGTTTAGATCACAGCCAAAAACATAATTGCAGCAAATTCTCGTGATTAGATTATGTAACAAGGAATGCCAAGATGCCAATTTTTTTAGAGAGTGGACAAGAATTAGTGCTCCCCAGATATATGTCGTTGAATTAAGTTAACCTCAACATTTTCAACATCAATTTAATCCTTCACCTTAAACTCTAATAAACTTCATACCAAGaggtgaataataactagaacATATTGCCAAAAATGGTGAAATCATGGGTTTATATATGTACATACTCAACACTTGAGGAAAGAGAAATTTAGTTAATCTAGCACTTTGAACAAGTGGATAGAAAAGATGCCAGCTACATCATGAAAACTGAAAAGAAAATCAACCATCGAACCCTTGAAAGTAAGTTACTGAGACCACTCAATATAATgtctttttgaaatattatacAGCTTAATGCCTTAAATCTCACACGTCAAGAAATGAAGAAACCATGTCTATTGTTTGTATAACAATCGAGAAACGTGTACCTGCATATCCTTTGTGAGCACATTTGGACCAGCTCTCATCTTTTGGCTGGGATTCCTTTGCCTGAGGAAGATTTGATTCGAATCCCGTTAGTGCAAGGGGAGAGAGGGAGACAGAAGAGGTGTTCATTAGAATGGGCCATAATAGAAACAAATGTGATGAACACTTTACCTCAGCATTGGGGAAAATGGTTTCCCCACCCTTTTCGACATTAGATAAATACATCAATACAGTGGCAATCCGATGGCCACCCATAATTTGATTTGCCTTGTCATGGAAGTAATCAAAATGTGGTTCGTACTTCTGGCCATTCTCATAGTGCAAAATTTGGATAGACTCCCCATTCTCTGATGACGTCGAAGGCAGATAATTCAGTCATAGAGagcaaaagcaaaaatagaatggaCCAAAGAACGATATTATCTAGTTACCTATGGGAAGGAATGTCCAAGCAGCAATCCGAGCTTCGATGGCAGCAACTACTTCATCCTTGAATATTAAAagcaatgaaagaaaaaaaagacagtAACTTTGTCAAAAACAGCTTTTAGAGAGTAAAACTTCAGTTCTTGAACACAGATGTACTTGGTAATTTTCTCAATCTAATTAGAGGAAGAAGAGTGATTTCTTGTGAGAGACGGCAGGAGTTATTGATGACCATTGAACACGCTAGACATATAAACTACTTTAAAATAAATGACTAAATGTGAGTCATCTCCAGATCATTCACTGGCCCCACTTCCTCTCTCAAGCAACATAGACTCTCTGCAGTCTTATGTGACTGTCTTTTGTTATCTATTTGATGCAAACCTCATGCTTTGTGCCAAGAGCTTCAGCGAAATTATTCAGATATGATAAGTAAAGCATTTACTTATTAATAACAGCACATAGAGTTAAAATCATTGGCAGTGTATGGAAGTAACTCCTCTCAGAATATATGTCAGCCACACACATGTGCTCACTCACCAACGCACAAAATACATACACTCACTCCCTTGGATACAAAGTTCACTTCTTCACAGACATGAACTATGGTTTTCATTGCTTAATGACCAAAAAATTACTAGGTCCCACAATTTCCATTGCTTCAAGACATTAATAAATATAACAACATTTGCGATAGTGATGGTGGTGCTGAATGGCAGTTCACTATGATTATTACTCTACATTAGTTTCATCATTCATAAAATGAAACTTGCTCCTCCTAGTTTACTCATAATCCAGAACTATCACTAAAGCCAACAAGGTATAGCATTATGAAAAAGCTAGCATTAAAAACATTTTACAGTACCTTTTatcactaaaagaaaataaaaaaaatacacaatacCTGTCCCTTGCCGAGAAACATCCCAGAACTGGTTCTAACTTCACTCTCTATACTTTTCCCAGATTCATTATCCGCCACCATAGATTTCTCAAGCTTATCCTTGGCCTAAAACCATcaacaaatcaaataaataaataaaaactcagGTAAGAAACATCATAATAAATTAATCCCCCCCCCTTCTTTTCTCTCCTTGAAGTTTTGAAATTTCTAACCGTGGAACAAAATTTCAATCAAATACTACCATTACaagatacataaaaaaataaaaaataaaaaatcaaagaactAACCAGAGTGATCAAATGGTCACATTCTTCGTCAGTTAAAAACTTCTTGTATATAAAAGCCCTGCAtgacatcactcaccaaattatATTATTACTGCTAAGTTaactattatttataataataaaatgaaaataaatcaataaaaattacCCTTTGGAAAAATTAAATAGGGGAAAAGGGGTTTTATACCTTGGTTGCCACGATAGCTGAATGACCCTTGTTGGATCAAACACTGAAGAACCACCTCTGTTCAATCTAAGAAGCGATCCATGCCTATatgaacaataaaaatattataataagaagaaaaaaaactaaaaataataacaaagtaGGGTGCAGGGTAATTACGTGTTCTTGGTTGCATCGGAAGAGTGCAAGCGAATTGAGGAAACAGAGAGATCGGCGAAGAGAAAGAGGAAAGATATGAAATGGATAAGGAAATGGCGACGAGACAGCAGCATTGCgcaaaatcaaagaaattgatgaaATTAATTTTGAGGAATTAGGGTTTGAGAGAAGGGGAAAAGTGTGAATTCTTCTTTAGATTGTATGATGTCGTTTTTTTCGTGACAATAAATTCAACGAAGTACAATGAAAACCGCCCACTGGATTTGGGTAATGGCTTCGGGTTTGAGCTTCTCTCTGtgtttttctaattttctaaTCTCCCAACACTGTTTACTTTCTGGAagcttcttcttcctccctttGTCTTAACTCATAACACACAAATAAATAAACACTACATAATAagggtttttttatttaaattaaataaatataaaatttataaaaatatataaaattccatataattacataaatatataattagcCGCATCTCGGTTATTGAAGGATCGTGAAACCTTAATCTATATcagaaaagttaaataaaatctCAGGATCGaaaatatatgcaaaaataaaataCGAATTCAATATCTGAGATATACATAATGGACAAATTAATGACTCAATATCTGAATATGGTCATTTTTATTAAAACGTGTGagtataaacttgatcataatatTACTGCAGTTGGTTATATTATTGGATTGTTAAGAATTTATGGGAAACTGAATTTacataaaaatgaaaagaagCATACGTGCTGGTCTTGAATTATAGGGCAATTTACGTATATAAATTGTTTGAGCTCTAATattacgcaaatacattgtttccaAATTCAATACGTAAATATATTGTTTCACTATTTTATGTAAactgctactggcagtagcggtttatagGTGTGCATAAACCGCTACTACCTGCCGTAGTTTATGTGTGGgagtgtgtgagtgtaaaccgctactggcagtagcggtttacgtgtgatGCTTTGCCTATATAAACCGTGGTTGTAGCTGCGGATTATGCATTTAGATGGTTTGTggagttttttagagagaggaaattctagagagaggtcaGAGCAAGTTGTGAGTGGGTCCGAGGCGGCGATTTCTGGCGAATTATCATGGCAGGCAGGACCCTGTACCGACTGAACGGTGTTGCGCATATTGCCGGTTCTATTGGTGACGAGGTTagttaacatttatttttttctaggCTTTGCATATGTTAGTCAGAAAAATGGTAGGTTAGGTAGACGAATTAGAATTTATAGATTATTCCCTCTAGTTTGAAATTAGGGTTCGCATGCTAGGATGTTAGTTTACTGATTTTGGTTTAgtattttgagtttttcttgGTAAGTTATATATATGCCTAGTTACCTGAATTTCAAATCCCGTCAATGAATGTTATGCTATATGGTGTTGGTTTAGTTTAGGGAAAGGGATAGTTGACGTTAGTGAATTATTATAGTTTGTTTAGGATATTTGTATGAtatgaagttttaaattttaaagctgtacaatattttaaaatttctggaTGTTATTTAGTAAAGTATGTATGTTGTTATTTTCCCTATCGTGACTagggaattttttttaatactataTAGGAGAATTTGTTGATGGTTTAAGGTATTCGTATACGGTTAGATATGGGAATTTGTTTAAGGATAGGAGAATTTAATTGGACTCTGTTTTTCTTTGTTGTTCTGTGCAGCCCACTAGGTGTATATACAGTGTGAGACGGCAACAGAATATGCCCATGCATGATAGGATCATCCCGTATTTAGAGAGGGCTGAATTGTACCATTTGGCAAGGCTAAACAGCCAATGGTTCTGGTTGGATGAGCCGCTTGTTAGTGCGTTCGttgagaggtggcgtcctgagacgcaTACGTTCCACATGCCTTTCGGAGAATGCACAGTGACATTGCAGGACGTGGCATTTCAGCTAGGGCTGCCTGTGGATGGGGAGGCTGTGAGTGGTTGCCTTGGTGAGTTTGAGAAATACATGGAGGGTGGCCGACCAGCTTGGGAGTGGTTTGAGGACCTATTCGGTGAGCGGCCTCCACCAAATAAGGTCAAGCACATGACAGTACACTTTACATGGTTTCACGAGAGGTTTAGGGTGCTACCACCAGATGCGAGCGAGGAGACTGTCCGTATCTACGCACGGGCCTACATCATGATGTTGTTATCGACTCAGTTATTTGGGGACAAGAGTGCGAACCGGGTACATATACGGTGGTTGCCATTTGTGGCAAACCTTGATGACATGGGCAGGTATAGCTGGGGGTCAGCCGCTTTGGCATGGCTGTACCGATGCATGTGTCGGGTAGCGAACATGAATGTGACTAATCTTGCGGGCCCGCTCCAGTTGCTACAGAGTTGGATATTCTGGCGGTTTCCGTCTTTGAGGCCGGCCGGGTTTGAGGTTTTCTCTTTCCCACTGGCATCCAGGTATGGGTTATGCTTTTTTAGTTTTAACAAATTTCttggggttttttttttaagtttgtgtCTCATATGACTTAAATTTAGGTGGTCTGCCTATTTACCTCCTAACGATGGAAAGGAGCAGCGGGTCATTAGGTATCGGCTTGCGTTGGATCGATTGACCGCTCGTGATGTAAGTTTTATAGCAATTAGAGTTTCATTTTTTGTTTGCTCTCTATTCGTGACTAGATATATACTTGTTGTTGTAATGTATGATGAGTTCTGAAATTTCAGATTGTATGGGAGCCCTACTCCGCACTTGATGTACTTGCCGTGGTCCATCCAGAGATACTTACAGAGGAGCATAGTCGCATGTGGCGAGCCGTGACTACTTTGATATACTTTGCGGTCATCGAGTGGCATCAGGTTGACAGGGTTGTTCCACAGCTGGGTGGAGTACAACATATCCTCGAGGACGTCTTCAGTAGAGCAATGGAACCTTCCATCGTGCATGTGACCCCAAGGATCCACCGAGGCAGATCAGCATATGATTCCTCCCAATCGCCATATATTTGTGCTactgccttctgcttcgccaaccaCACCTTCCGATAACTAGGCCTGAATCCATAAGTCGCCTCCGTTGCCTCTTGCAACACCTTAATAGACACCAACGCATCAGCTCGAACCAATGGATAGATCCTCGCACAGatgacatgataatcaagctgcTTGTGGTCGCTTGATATCGATGTGGCCATAGACGTGTGCGGACCGTTGTACCTCCTAACTTCCCATGTGCT from Arachis hypogaea cultivar Tifrunner chromosome 10, arahy.Tifrunner.gnm2.J5K5, whole genome shotgun sequence includes:
- the LOC112716339 gene encoding probable prolyl 4-hydroxylase 6 isoform X2, which translates into the protein MLLSRRHFLIHFISFLFLFADLSVSSIRLHSSDATKNTHGSLLRLNRGGSSVFDPTRVIQLSWQPRAFIYKKFLTDEECDHLITLAKDKLEKSMVADNESGKSIESEVRTSSGMFLGKGQDEVVAAIEARIAAWTFLPIENGESIQILHYENGQKYEPHFDYFHDKANQIMGGHRIATVLMYLSNVEKGGETIFPNAEAKESQPKDESWSKCAHKGYAVKPEKGDALLFFSLHLDATTDSRSLHGSCPVIEGEKWSATKWIHVADFEKPIKKFESGGGDCADLNENCSRWARVGECEKNPLYMVGNGDVKGYCMKSCNVC
- the LOC140175746 gene encoding serine/threonine-protein phosphatase 7 long form homolog; its protein translation is MAGRTLYRLNGVAHIAGSIGDEPTRCIYSVRRQQNMPMHDRIIPYLERAELYHLARLNSQWFWLDEPLVSAFVERWRPETHTFHMPFGECTVTLQDVAFQLGLPVDGEAVSGCLGEFEKYMEGGRPAWEWFEDLFGERPPPNKVKHMTVHFTWFHERFRVLPPDASEETVRIYARAYIMMLLSTQLFGDKSANRVHIRWLPFVANLDDMGRYSWGSAALAWLYRCMCRVANMNVTNLAGPLQLLQSWIFWRFPSLRPAGFEVFSFPLASRWSAYLPPNDGKEQRVIRYRLALDRLTARDIVWEPYSALDVLAVVHPEILTEEHSRMWRAVTTLIYFAVIEWHQVDRVVPQLGGVQHILEDVFSRAMEPSIVHVTPRIHRGRSAYDSSQSPYICATAFCFANHTFR
- the LOC112718345 gene encoding transcription factor MYB35, whose product is MGRPPCCDKTNVKRGLWTPEEDAKILAYVSNHGIGNWTLVPKKAGLNRCGKSCRLRWTNYLRPDLKHDNFTPQEEELIINLHAAIGSRWSLIAKRLPGRTDNDVKNYWNTKLRKKLMNMGIDPVTHKPVSQVLSDLGSINGLPSTGNQIGLAANKDLMNNMLPTRTEPSNPMVEQTQEEQAQFWENQVQYQQVLASECVQPNVVFSEAASSSSSSSSSNLTQLSSPQQSYNCHNSQITPPCSSSFDWSDFLHGDSIMWSEMQQCDPQRVMSSSEAFGAVACGASMCEGRSNSGDSFVDGILDRDSEIRAAFPELLDDAFDY
- the LOC112716339 gene encoding probable prolyl 4-hydroxylase 6 isoform X1; amino-acid sequence: MLLSRRHFLIHFISFLFLFADLSVSSIRLHSSDATKNTHGSLLRLNRGGSSVFDPTRVIQLSWQPRAFIYKKFLTDEECDHLITLAKDKLEKSMVADNESGKSIESEVRTSSGMFLGKGQDEVVAAIEARIAAWTFLPIENGESIQILHYENGQKYEPHFDYFHDKANQIMGGHRIATVLMYLSNVEKGGETIFPNAEVKCSSHLFLLWPILMNTSSVSLSPLALTGFESNLPQAKESQPKDESWSKCAHKGYAVKPEKGDALLFFSLHLDATTDSRSLHGSCPVIEGEKWSATKWIHVADFEKPIKKFESGGGDCADLNENCSRWARVGECEKNPLYMVGNGDVKGYCMKSCNVC